The Misgurnus anguillicaudatus chromosome 21, ASM2758022v2, whole genome shotgun sequence genome includes a window with the following:
- the anp32a gene encoding acidic leucine-rich nuclear phosphoprotein 32 family member A, producing MDMKKRIHLELRNRTPSDVKELVLDNCRSNEGKIEGLTDEFVELEFLSTINVGLTSVANLPKLNKLKKLELSDNRISGGLEVLSEKCANLTHLNLSGNKIKDLSTIEPLKKLESLKSLDLFNCEVTNLNDYRENVFKLLPQLTYLDGYDKEDKEAPDSDTEAYVEGLDDDDDDDEEGEEEDYDEDAAPGDEDEEEGEEEDDEEEGEEEEEEDISGEEEEEEDLNDGEVDDEEDEAERGQKRKRELDEEGEEDDD from the exons ATGGATATGAAAAAGAGAATTCACTTGGAGTTGCGAAACCGAACGCCATCAGAC GTGAAAGAACTTGTGCTCGACAACTGTCGGTCAAATGAGGGCAAAATTGAGGGCTTGACTGATGAGTTTGTGGAACTGGAATTTCTAAGCACAATCAACGTAGGCTTAACATCAGTTGCCAATTTGCCGAAGCTAAACAAACTGAAAAAG CTCGAGCTTAGCGATAACAGAATCTCAGGGGGTCTTGAGGTACTGTCAGAGAAATGTGCAAACCTCACCCATCTCAACCTCAGTGGCAACAAAATTAAAGACCTCAGCACCATCGAACCCTTG AAAAAATTGGAAAGCCTCAAAAGTTTAGACTTATTCAACTGCGAGGTGACAAACCTGAACGACTACAGGGAAAATGTTTTCAAGCTGCTCCCTCAGTTGACATATCTCGATGGATATGACAAAGAAGATAAAGAGGCTCCAGACTCTGATACGGAAGCATACGTTGAAGGGCTAgatgatgacgatgatgatgatgagg AGGGAGAAGAAGAGGATTATGATGAGGATGCAGCTCCAGGAGATGAAGATGAAgaggagggagaggaggagGATGATGAAGAAGAAGGagaagaggaggaagaagaggacATCAGTGGAGAG gaagaggaggaagaggatTTAAATGATGGAGAGGTAGATGACGAAGAAGATG AGGCGGAACGGGGTCAGAAGAGAAAAAGAGAGTTGGATGAGGAAGGGGAGGAAGATGATGACTGA